One region of Miscanthus floridulus cultivar M001 chromosome 19, ASM1932011v1, whole genome shotgun sequence genomic DNA includes:
- the LOC136527933 gene encoding probable tyrosine-protein phosphatase DSP2: MKLEVMPMPKQRVLEAEQREEAMEMSSLDLWKHEKPPRICPLPPPLPPPAAACDEATLVPPLNFAMVDDGIFRSGFPDTSNFRFLKTLNLRSIVYLCPEPYPETNMEFLEKNGIRLHQFGIEGRKEPFVNIPDDKIREALQVVLDPRNQPLLIHCKRGKHRTGCVVGCLRKLQKWCLSSVFDEYHRFAAAKARITDQRFMELFDVSSLKHLTPSHC; encoded by the exons ATGAAGCTGGAGGTCATGCCCATGCCCAAGCAGCGGGTGCTGGAGGCGGAGCAGAGGGAGGAGGCCATGGAGATGAGCAGCCTGGACCTGTGGAAGCACGAGAAGCCCCCAAGGATCTGCCCCTTGCCCCCGCCGctcccgccgccggcggcggcgtgcgACGAGGCGACGCTCGTGCCGCCGCTCAACTTCGCCATGGTCGACGACGGCATCTTCCGCTCCGGCTTCCCGGATACCTCCAACTTCCGGTTCCTCAAGACCCTCAACCTCCGCTCCATCGT GTACCTGTGCCCGGAGCCGTACCCGGAGACGAACATGGAGTTCCTCGAGAAGAACGGGATCAGGCTCCATCAGTTCGGAATCGAGGGGCGCAAG GAACCATTTGTCAACATACCCGATGACAAAATAAGGGAGGCGCTCCAAGTTGTCTTAG ACCCAAGAAACCAACCTCTGCTTATTCATTGCAAGAGAGGCAAG CACCGAACTGGTTGTGTGGTCGGTTGCTTGAGGAAGCTGCAGAAATGGTGCTTGTCTTCAGTCTTCGACGAATACCATCGCTTTGCCGCTGCGAAAGCGAGGATCACTGACCAGAGATTCATGGAGCTGTTCGACGTCTCAAGCTTGAAGCACCTGACACCCTCACATTGTTAA